The Acidobacteriaceae bacterium nucleotide sequence GGGTGACGTTGGATCGCTTATGCTGGGCGGCGCGATTGCGACGGTCGCGGTAGTGATCAAGCAGGAACTGCTGCTGCCGTTTATAGGCGGTGTGTTCATCCTGGAAGCGCTGAGTGTGATGCTGCAGGTGGGCAGTTATAAGCTGCGCAAAGGCAAGCGTATCTTCCGCATGGCGCCGATTCATCATCACTTCGAACTGCTGGGATGGAGCGAGTCGAAGGTGATTGCGCGGTTCTGGATTCTGGCGCTGGTGTTTGCGCTGTTTGCGTTGACTACGTTGAAGCTGAGGTAGGACGTGAGTCAGGCTGAACGAATTGCAGCTATTAATGTTTCTCGAATTTGCTCAAAGGCTGTGGTGCTTAGCTGGCCGAGCGTTTGTGTGATGAGATTCTCATGTGCTGAAAATAACTTCGTCGGGCGAGCATAGCTCACATGAGGAAGGCCGCCGGAAACGAAGGATGGTTTGTCGAGTGCAACGGCAAAGCGATCTGCAAAAGGATTGCTTGTGATTTGGCAGATAATCCAGTCGTGATGCTGTAACGGCACGAGAAGCAACGCTGGGCGAAGCTTGCGACCTGTGAGGTCGGAGTAAGGAAATGGAACAGCGACTACTTGACCAGCTGCAAGTATGCCCATGCTTCGTCCTCTTCCGGTCGCAACCAGTCGG carries:
- a CDS encoding type II toxin-antitoxin system PemK/MazF family toxin, with protein sequence MGILAAGQVVAVPFPYSDLTGRKLRPALLLVPLQHHDWIICQITSNPFADRFAVALDKPSFVSGGLPHVSYARPTKLFSAHENLITQTLGQLSTTAFEQIRETLIAAIRSA